The region CCATAGGTCATAGGATCCTCTACTTCTGCTAATCCGAATTACATATTCGGAATTCCGAAGCGACACAAAACTCTCATTATCTCCCCCATTCTTCTTACCATCAACTTCGCGTATTCAACTGATTTCAACATTTACATATGTATGCGCGCACacacttttattttcttttttgtTTCCTTATTATAATAGTCCAAGGCTAATAAGTGTCTATCAATTTCTATACATTTGCTTAGTGCAATCAGTTCAATTGCTTCTGTACTCATTTATATTTCAAACATTCACTCATTTGCCCTTGATAACTGTACAATATCATTTAGATTTTTTTTACTGGTTATTATTTTTTGAATGTTGATTTATAGTCTATTTGAGGTATCAAATTACTCATTTATGCTAATTGATGGACCTAATTTTTGTTTAGTTTTCCGCTGAAGAATGGGGTTAGTATGTTGATTATTGGAACAATGTAGAATACTGCAGGCACTTGTTATTTTAGTGATTGCAAAATTATATGTATACCTAATTTTAGTTATAGTTCTCAGCTTAAGAATGAGCCAAATTAGAAACAATATCAAATGTACGATAATAGAATGTAGAGCTTCTCTTTGTAATTTGAGTTTAATTTGCTTATAATGTAAGTAGCACTTTTGTTTCTTGTCACTGGCTGGATAGTGTAAGTAGCACTTTTAGGTGTATTTAAGAAATGTAGTTAATTATAAGGATTTGTATTCTTGGTTCCTTGTAGGCCCATTAATCAAGCATTTCCTTAGAAATTACAATGCTAGCTTCCTGATTTGTTTCATGTATTGCGGAATTCAGAGTCGACTGAAATCACAATGCTAGTTAAGTAAGGCATATTACAAACTTTGCTAGACTTGTTACAGCCGTTTTATATTCTGGATTTGCTAATTGGTTTCTCTGTGTGCCAGGCATATATTCTACAATGATCAGATCACTTGTTACTAGGGGACTTGTGTATGTGTCACTAATCTCTCTATTTTAATTCCTCTTTGGTAGTTTGGAATCATATATTTTCTCTCGTAGGATGGTTTTTGGTTATGCATACCCAGCTTATGAATGTTATAAAACTGTAGACAAAAATAAGGAAGATGTTGAGCAACTTCGCCTTTGGTGCCAGTACCGGTACGCTCAGTTTTCTTTTTGGGTACATTAATTTAATCACGTTACGTAAGTAATTTGTTTATTTTTCAGGATCTTGGTTGCGACGTTGACAGTTTTTGAGAGGGTCAGAGATGCTTTGATTCCATGGTAAGAAATTTAATATCGATTGTGTGAAAAGTTTTCTGGGGCATATAAGCTCTTGTTTGTATCGGACTTGTGGTTGCTATCATGCCATTTCCTTTCTCCCGAGAAGGGTTCCAAGGTATAGTGAAGCAAAGTTATTCCTGTATATATACTTGTGGTACCCCAAAACAAAGGTGTTGACAGAGGAATTTGGGAGCAAAAAAGtctgaggttcgtagccggaaacaagatctgtgatggcggttTTTCTTCGGAAACGCGAACAGTAGTCGGTGaatccgatgaacagtattcttcggaaaagatgaacattgtttggtggtggtgattattgggggctgagattacttagggttagtggtggctcctttgtgctctcgcttctgaccccttacaatttgcctacgtacccctatttataggggatcaagccaaTATATTCTtagggaacaagaaacctaatgggctcAGATTTTttgtcccgaggcccagtaggaaacccattggaaaccgtcttctactagctttaggaatgtccgccgatgaggcccaaccacaaaggcccaaggctcgtccgcggcttcgaaacttcacggataaggcatctccctggccaaggataaccctccgctactagc is a window of Apium graveolens cultivar Ventura chromosome 11, ASM990537v1, whole genome shotgun sequence DNA encoding:
- the LOC141695499 gene encoding HVA22-like protein i, with the translated sequence MIRSLVTRGLVMVFGYAYPAYECYKTVDKNKEDVEQLRLWCQYRILVATLTVFERVRDALIPWVPRYSEAKLFLYIYLWYPKTKGTTYVYESFFRPYVTKHETEIDRNLLELRTRAGDYAVLFWLKATNFAQTRILDIVRFISHKSAPKPPTTQAWIFKCK